One stretch of Pradoshia sp. D12 DNA includes these proteins:
- the guaB gene encoding IMP dehydrogenase, whose amino-acid sequence MWKDKFSKEGLTFDDVLLIPGKSEVLPKDVSLKVSLADNLALNIPIISAGMDTVTESEMAIAMARQGGLGVIHKNMSIEQQAEQVDKVKRSENGVITKPFFLTPENQVYDAEHLMGKYRISGVPIVNNKEEKKLVGIITNRDMRFIRDYSMRIDDVMTKENLVTAPVGTNLEEAQKILQQYKIEKLPLVDEEGTLQGLITIKDIEKIIEFPRSAKDKYGRLLVAAAVGVTSDTMKRVEMLVSADVDAIVLDTAHGHSKGVLDKVREIRETFPELTIIAGNVATAEGTRALIEAGADIVKVGIGPGSICTTRVVAGVGVPQITAIYDCATEARKHGKSIIADGGIKYSGDVAKALAAGGHAVMLGSLLAGVTESPGDTEIFQGRRFKVYRGMGSVAAMEKGSKDRYFQEDAKKFVPEGIEGRIPYKGPLADTIYQLIGGLRAGMGYCGTKDLEELRENSQFVRMTGAGLKESHPHDVQITKEAPNYSYN is encoded by the coding sequence ATGTGGAAAGATAAATTTTCCAAAGAAGGCTTAACCTTTGATGATGTATTACTTATACCAGGTAAATCTGAAGTGTTACCTAAGGATGTATCACTAAAGGTGAGTTTAGCAGACAACTTAGCCCTAAACATTCCTATAATTAGTGCGGGTATGGATACAGTAACTGAGTCTGAGATGGCTATAGCAATGGCTAGACAAGGCGGACTGGGTGTTATTCATAAGAACATGTCTATTGAACAACAAGCTGAACAGGTTGATAAAGTAAAGCGTTCCGAAAATGGTGTCATAACAAAGCCATTTTTCTTAACTCCAGAAAACCAGGTTTACGATGCGGAGCATTTAATGGGCAAATATAGAATATCTGGTGTTCCAATTGTTAACAACAAGGAAGAAAAGAAATTGGTAGGTATTATAACAAACCGTGATATGCGCTTTATTCGCGATTACTCCATGCGTATTGATGATGTTATGACAAAGGAAAACTTGGTAACAGCTCCTGTGGGAACTAATCTAGAAGAGGCGCAGAAAATTCTACAGCAATATAAAATTGAAAAGCTCCCTCTAGTAGATGAAGAGGGTACACTTCAAGGCTTAATCACTATTAAAGATATTGAAAAAATAATTGAATTCCCAAGATCAGCAAAAGACAAATACGGAAGATTACTTGTAGCTGCTGCTGTAGGTGTTACATCTGATACTATGAAAAGGGTAGAGATGCTGGTTAGCGCAGATGTAGATGCGATTGTACTGGATACAGCGCACGGCCACTCTAAGGGTGTACTTGATAAGGTACGTGAAATTAGAGAAACATTCCCTGAGTTGACTATTATTGCAGGGAACGTTGCAACTGCTGAGGGTACAAGAGCGTTAATTGAGGCTGGAGCTGATATTGTAAAAGTAGGTATTGGACCTGGTTCTATTTGTACAACACGGGTCGTTGCTGGTGTAGGTGTGCCACAAATCACTGCCATTTATGATTGTGCAACTGAAGCAAGAAAGCACGGTAAGTCGATTATTGCAGATGGTGGTATTAAATACTCTGGTGATGTTGCTAAAGCATTAGCAGCAGGCGGACATGCCGTTATGCTGGGCAGCTTATTAGCAGGAGTGACTGAAAGTCCGGGAGACACTGAAATCTTCCAAGGCAGAAGATTTAAAGTATACAGAGGCATGGGTTCAGTAGCAGCAATGGAAAAAGGATCTAAGGATCGTTACTTCCAGGAAGATGCGAAGAAATTTGTTCCTGAAGGTATAGAAGGAAGAATTCCTTATAAAGGTCCATTAGCTGATACGATTTATCAGCTTATCGGTGGTCTTCGTGCAGGTATGGGTTATTGCGGAACGAAAGATTTAGAAGAGCTCAGAGAGAATTCACAATTTGTCAGAATGACTGGAGCTGGATTAAAAGAAAGTCATCCGCATGATGTACAAATTACAAAAGAGGCACCGAACTATTCCTATAACTAA
- a CDS encoding deoxynucleoside kinase, giving the protein MNHTPFITVEGPIGVGKTSLAKAIASHFQYKLLKEIVDENPFLDKFYDDIQEWSFQTEMFFLCNRYKQLEDIQVKYIQNNQPVVADYHIFKNLIFAQRTIQESQFSKYKDIYSILTMDMPRPNMVIYLDASIETLMHRIALRGREFEKNISEKYLMQLSEDYAQFMNEFEAAHPDIPVLRFNGDEMDFILRKEDLDLILTSVSNQLQKGVCS; this is encoded by the coding sequence ATGAACCATACCCCATTTATTACTGTTGAAGGTCCCATTGGTGTGGGGAAAACTTCATTGGCGAAAGCAATAGCCAGCCATTTTCAATATAAGCTGCTAAAGGAAATAGTTGATGAAAATCCGTTTTTAGATAAATTCTATGATGATATTCAGGAATGGAGCTTTCAAACAGAAATGTTCTTCCTATGTAATCGTTATAAACAATTAGAGGATATTCAAGTAAAGTATATCCAAAATAATCAACCCGTCGTAGCAGATTATCATATCTTTAAAAATCTCATCTTTGCCCAAAGAACCATACAAGAGTCTCAATTCAGCAAGTACAAAGACATATACTCCATACTAACTATGGATATGCCAAGACCTAATATGGTCATTTATCTGGACGCAAGTATTGAAACGCTAATGCATCGAATTGCACTCCGCGGCAGAGAATTTGAGAAAAATATAAGTGAAAAATATTTAATGCAGTTATCAGAAGACTACGCTCAATTCATGAATGAATTTGAAGCAGCTCATCCTGATATCCCGGTACTTCGCTTTAATGGTGATGAAATGGACTTCATCCTAAGAAAAGAAGACCTGGATTTGATCTTAACGTCTGTATCTAATCAACTGCAAAAAGGAGTTTGTTCATGA
- the dnaX gene encoding DNA polymerase III subunit gamma/tau has translation MGYQALYRVWRPQAFEDVIGQEHVTKTLQNALLHQKISHAYLFSGPRGTGKTSAAKILAKAVNCEHAPVQEPCNECASCRGITDGSISDVLEIDAASNNGVEEIRDIRDKVKYAPSSVKYKVYIIDEVHMLSTGAFNALLKTLEEPPAHVIFILATTEPHKIPLTIISRCQRFDFKRITPQDIVGRMERILTETGISYDQNALLVIARAAEGGMRDALSLLDQSISFGSDNITLEDALTVTGAVSQSFLTKIVSAIYKRETAEALNQLQELLALGKDPIRFVEDMILYFRDMLLFQAAPELEDSMERVYIDQDFKELAENISSDQLHFWIDQWNRSIQEMKWSSHPRIFLEVLLVKLCQSEPESSKSSVTDDTIQKLMNKINQLETQLNTIRENGVAINKDSAPAKEKAKVTTNRSFKVPVGRVNDILKRATKPDLLKIKSNWGGMLESLKKSQAALLNDAEPVAASNDAFVLKFKYEIHCQMAMNNQEFISGLKGTLQQVTGNLYDIVGIPEESWHKIRQEFVSTQKQDQPESQETNEETEDPLIFKARELFGDELLEIKD, from the coding sequence TTGGGTTATCAAGCATTATACCGAGTTTGGCGTCCTCAGGCTTTTGAAGATGTGATCGGTCAGGAACATGTTACTAAAACGCTCCAAAATGCCCTGCTGCACCAAAAAATATCCCATGCTTACCTTTTTTCAGGTCCACGTGGGACAGGTAAAACAAGTGCAGCGAAAATATTAGCGAAAGCAGTTAACTGTGAGCATGCCCCAGTTCAGGAGCCATGTAATGAATGTGCATCATGCAGGGGTATAACAGATGGTTCGATCTCTGATGTATTAGAAATTGACGCAGCCTCCAATAATGGAGTTGAAGAAATTAGAGATATACGTGATAAGGTAAAATATGCGCCTTCATCGGTTAAGTACAAAGTGTATATCATTGATGAAGTCCATATGTTGTCAACTGGGGCCTTCAACGCTTTACTGAAAACACTTGAAGAACCACCGGCTCATGTTATATTCATTTTAGCTACTACCGAGCCACATAAAATTCCTCTCACTATTATTTCAAGATGTCAACGCTTCGATTTCAAACGCATCACTCCACAGGATATTGTCGGAAGGATGGAAAGAATCTTAACTGAAACCGGCATTTCATACGATCAGAATGCATTATTGGTTATCGCAAGAGCGGCAGAAGGCGGTATGAGGGATGCCTTGAGTTTGCTGGACCAGTCCATATCATTTGGTTCCGACAACATTACATTAGAGGATGCACTGACCGTTACTGGAGCTGTTTCACAATCCTTTTTAACTAAGATTGTAAGTGCAATCTATAAGAGAGAGACGGCCGAAGCATTAAATCAACTCCAGGAATTACTAGCTTTAGGGAAAGATCCAATTCGTTTTGTTGAAGATATGATTCTGTATTTTCGGGACATGCTCCTATTTCAGGCGGCACCAGAGCTCGAGGATTCAATGGAAAGAGTTTATATAGATCAAGATTTTAAAGAACTTGCTGAAAACATTTCGTCAGATCAACTTCATTTTTGGATTGATCAATGGAATCGTTCTATTCAGGAAATGAAGTGGTCCAGTCACCCTAGAATATTTTTGGAGGTTTTGTTGGTAAAGCTTTGCCAAAGTGAACCGGAAAGCAGCAAGAGTTCAGTTACAGACGACACGATTCAAAAACTAATGAATAAAATCAATCAACTGGAAACTCAGTTAAACACCATACGTGAAAATGGAGTTGCGATTAATAAAGACTCAGCTCCTGCTAAAGAAAAGGCTAAAGTAACAACAAACCGATCCTTTAAAGTGCCGGTAGGACGAGTTAACGATATATTAAAAAGAGCAACCAAGCCCGATTTATTAAAGATAAAAAGCAATTGGGGTGGAATGCTTGAATCGCTGAAAAAATCACAGGCGGCATTATTAAATGATGCAGAACCTGTAGCTGCCTCTAATGATGCTTTTGTGTTAAAATTCAAATATGAAATTCATTGCCAAATGGCTATGAATAATCAGGAGTTCATCAGTGGTTTAAAGGGTACACTACAGCAAGTGACAGGCAATCTATACGATATTGTTGGCATTCCGGAAGAAAGCTGGCATAAAATTCGCCAGGAGTTTGTTTCTACTCAAAAACAAGACCAACCGGAATCTCAAGAGACAAATGAGGAAACAGAAGATCCGCTGATTTTTAAAGCAAGAGAACTTTTCGGCGATGAACTTTTAGAAATAAAAGATTAA
- the tadA gene encoding tRNA adenosine(34) deaminase TadA, translating to MNDDKFFMQEAIEQAKAAQDSNEVPIGAVIVKDGKIIARGHNLRETNQSATAHAEILAIQNACEKLGTWRLEGASLYVTLEPCPMCAGAILMSRVDRVVYGANDPKAGCAGTFMNLLDDSRFNHQCEVITGVCEEECSHLLTSFFRDLREKKKLAKRNRQSENNG from the coding sequence ATGAATGATGATAAATTTTTTATGCAAGAAGCAATTGAACAAGCAAAAGCTGCACAAGACAGTAATGAAGTTCCGATTGGAGCGGTTATTGTTAAAGATGGAAAGATCATTGCTCGTGGGCATAATCTGAGAGAGACGAATCAAAGTGCTACCGCCCATGCTGAAATTCTAGCAATCCAGAATGCTTGCGAGAAATTGGGTACATGGCGACTTGAAGGGGCATCCCTATATGTTACATTGGAACCTTGCCCGATGTGTGCCGGTGCTATTTTGATGTCTCGTGTTGATCGGGTAGTATATGGTGCAAATGATCCAAAAGCAGGCTGTGCGGGAACATTTATGAATCTCCTCGATGATTCACGTTTTAACCATCAATGTGAGGTAATTACAGGGGTATGTGAAGAGGAGTGCAGTCACTTATTAACATCCTTTTTTAGAGACTTAAGGGAAAAGAAGAAACTCGCAAAGAGAAATAGACAGTCGGAAAACAATGGATGA
- a CDS encoding pro-sigmaK processing inhibitor BofA family protein, whose protein sequence is MEHGVFIAVVVGMILLLFLVGTPFKPLRMLGRFSVKLIMGAVILYIVNIVGGKYGMHIPINPSTTLVSGILGFPGVAALIVIQKWIIS, encoded by the coding sequence TTGGAACATGGTGTATTTATTGCTGTTGTTGTCGGTATGATTCTTTTATTATTCCTAGTTGGAACACCTTTTAAGCCATTAAGGATGCTGGGACGTTTTTCAGTCAAGCTGATTATGGGAGCCGTTATATTATATATTGTTAATATAGTAGGCGGAAAATATGGGATGCATATCCCGATTAATCCATCCACTACTCTTGTATCTGGAATTTTAGGATTCCCTGGAGTTGCAGCTTTAATAGTAATTCAAAAATGGATTATCTCCTGA
- a CDS encoding deoxynucleoside kinase, which translates to MILHPKYQIPKSAVITVAGTVGVGKSTLTKALAEELDFRTSFEKVDTNPYLDSFYADFSRWSFHLQIYFLAERYKEQKRIFEYGGGFIQDRSIYEDTGIFAKMHYDKGTMNPTDYETYTSLFEAMVMTPYFPHPDLLIYLEGSLDDILNRIQLRGREMEQQTPVEYWEEMHGRYEKWINSFNACPILRLNIKDYDLAEDPNAVHDILERVSEQIQQSGKLKKVF; encoded by the coding sequence ATGATTCTTCATCCTAAATATCAAATCCCTAAAAGTGCTGTTATTACTGTAGCCGGTACTGTCGGCGTTGGAAAATCTACATTAACAAAAGCATTAGCAGAAGAACTCGATTTTCGTACTTCCTTTGAAAAGGTAGATACTAATCCTTATCTTGACAGTTTTTATGCTGACTTTTCACGTTGGAGCTTCCATCTTCAAATCTATTTCTTAGCAGAACGCTATAAAGAGCAAAAACGTATTTTCGAATATGGCGGTGGTTTTATTCAAGACCGCTCTATTTATGAGGATACAGGCATCTTCGCAAAAATGCATTATGACAAAGGAACCATGAATCCAACAGATTATGAAACCTATACAAGTCTTTTTGAAGCTATGGTGATGACTCCATATTTTCCGCATCCAGATTTACTTATTTATCTGGAAGGCTCCCTGGATGATATTCTTAACCGTATTCAATTGCGCGGCAGAGAAATGGAGCAGCAAACTCCTGTAGAATATTGGGAGGAAATGCATGGAAGATATGAAAAGTGGATTAATTCCTTCAATGCTTGCCCAATATTGCGATTAAATATTAAAGATTATGATTTAGCTGAAGATCCAAATGCTGTTCACGATATTCTTGAACGTGTATCAGAACAAATTCAGCAATCTGGAAAATTGAAAAAGGTATTTTAA
- a CDS encoding YbaB/EbfC family nucleoid-associated protein — MRGMGNMQNMMKQMQKMQKKMAEAQEELGQKRIEGTAGGGMVTVIATGHKEIVDVKIKEEVVDPDDIEMLQDLVLAATNDALRKVDEMTNNTMGQFTKGLNLPPGFM; from the coding sequence ATGCGCGGAATGGGCAATATGCAAAATATGATGAAACAAATGCAAAAAATGCAAAAGAAAATGGCGGAGGCTCAAGAAGAGCTTGGTCAAAAACGAATCGAAGGTACAGCTGGCGGAGGCATGGTGACAGTTATAGCTACAGGCCATAAAGAAATCGTTGATGTGAAAATCAAAGAAGAAGTAGTGGATCCTGACGATATCGAAATGTTGCAGGACCTTGTGCTTGCAGCTACAAATGACGCATTAAGAAAAGTGGATGAAATGACAAATAACACAATGGGTCAATTCACTAAAGGGTTAAATTTACCGCCAGGATTCATGTAA
- the recR gene encoding recombination mediator RecR, with protein MHYPEPISKLIDSFMKLPGIGPKTAARLAFFVLDMKEDTVLDFAKALVNAKRNLMYCSVCGHITDKDPCYICDDNYRDKSIICVIQEPKDVIAMEKMREFNGLYHVLHGSISPMDGIGPEDINIPSLLKRLQDETVKEVILATNPNIEGEATAMYISRLLKPTGIKVTRIAHGLPVGGDLEYADEVTLSKAIEGRREL; from the coding sequence ATGCATTATCCTGAACCGATATCCAAATTAATAGACAGTTTTATGAAATTGCCAGGTATTGGCCCGAAAACGGCCGCCAGACTGGCATTTTTTGTTTTGGACATGAAGGAAGACACAGTACTGGACTTTGCAAAAGCATTAGTTAATGCAAAGAGAAATTTAATGTATTGTTCTGTATGTGGTCATATTACTGATAAAGATCCTTGTTATATTTGTGATGATAATTATCGAGACAAATCTATTATTTGTGTCATACAAGAACCAAAAGATGTAATTGCTATGGAGAAAATGAGAGAATTTAATGGACTTTATCATGTGTTGCACGGCAGTATTTCTCCAATGGATGGAATAGGACCCGAAGATATAAATATTCCAAGCCTATTGAAGAGATTGCAGGATGAAACGGTAAAGGAAGTTATTCTGGCTACAAACCCTAATATTGAAGGAGAAGCAACAGCTATGTATATCTCCAGACTACTAAAACCAACTGGTATAAAGGTCACTCGTATTGCTCACGGTCTTCCAGTTGGCGGTGACTTGGAATATGCAGATGAGGTTACCTTATCAAAAGCTATCGAGGGTAGAAGAGAATTGTAA
- a CDS encoding YaaC family protein yields MSKQQYDYNHLFSPYYSTNYTQKYLKNAYNKLGLLNADTYSYDNCNKFISYLETGILYFKQLDTLPIQLKPLLLYYGFTHFLKACLLVVDPLYPETTAVLSHGVSTRKKKKQQYEFLFDEIKIQRHGLFTHTAEKIYGIKQLENEKIAMIDILQEIPELGILFKRLKNKCTSIEVLFNKEHTVVHLPTIVLDQYKMTSERFKDFLNSKWELPIQEIHQDGEKRLHLHFKKAYLPILGDVPFRFNIHSDTFHLSLQKEGLASTLPDLLILYLLLYNLSMISRYETEWWSDLFKEMPFYDLPFINSLLSIAEIKIPFLISEWLDCI; encoded by the coding sequence ATGTCCAAACAACAATATGATTATAATCATCTGTTCTCACCTTATTATTCAACAAACTACACACAGAAATACTTAAAAAACGCCTATAATAAATTAGGACTACTGAATGCTGATACATATAGTTACGATAACTGTAACAAATTTATATCTTATCTTGAGACTGGAATACTTTATTTTAAACAGTTGGATACTCTTCCTATTCAGCTAAAACCGCTTCTTTTATACTATGGGTTTACTCATTTTTTAAAGGCATGTCTATTAGTTGTTGATCCGCTTTATCCGGAAACAACCGCTGTCTTATCTCATGGGGTATCCACAAGGAAAAAGAAAAAACAACAATACGAATTTCTTTTTGATGAAATTAAAATTCAGCGCCATGGATTATTTACTCACACAGCCGAGAAGATATATGGAATAAAGCAATTGGAGAACGAAAAAATAGCAATGATTGATATACTTCAGGAAATCCCTGAGCTTGGAATCCTTTTTAAAAGATTAAAAAATAAATGTACAAGTATTGAAGTTCTTTTTAACAAAGAACACACTGTAGTCCATCTACCGACTATCGTTTTGGATCAGTATAAAATGACCTCAGAACGTTTTAAGGACTTTCTTAACTCCAAGTGGGAGCTACCTATACAGGAAATACATCAGGATGGAGAGAAGAGATTGCATCTGCATTTTAAAAAAGCATACCTTCCGATACTTGGGGATGTACCTTTTAGATTTAATATACATTCGGACACATTCCATCTTTCCTTACAAAAAGAAGGATTAGCCTCTACCTTACCAGATCTTTTAATACTTTATTTACTATTGTATAACCTCAGTATGATTTCCCGATATGAAACGGAGTGGTGGTCAGACTTATTTAAGGAGATGCCCTTTTATGATCTTCCCTTTATCAATAGCTTACTGAGTATAGCTGAAATTAAAATCCCATTCTTGATATCGGAGTGGTTAGATTGTATATAG
- the serS gene encoding serine--tRNA ligase gives MLDVKLLRANLEEVKEKLKHRGEDLNDLDKFEDLDKRRRELIVETEQLKSRRNEVSQQIAMLKKEKKDADALIIEMREVGEKIKGFDQELRTIEEELDSIMMTIPNIPHESVPVGDSEDENVEARKWGEVRDFGFEPKPHWEIAADLGIIDFERAGKVTGSRFVFYKGLGARLERALASFMLDLHVEEHGYTEMLPPYIVNRASMTGTGQLPKFEEDAFLINSEDYFLVPTAEVPVTNYHRDEILSGDELPISYAAYSACFRSEAGSAGRDTRGLIRQHQFNKVELVKFVRPEDSYEELEKLTGHAEKVLQLLGLPYRVLKMCTADLGFTAAKKYDLEVWIPSYETYREISSCSNFEAFQARRANIRFRRDINAKPEHVHTLNGSGLAIGRTVAAILENYQQEDGSVLIPEALQPYMGGKKVITKA, from the coding sequence ATGCTTGATGTAAAACTATTGCGTGCAAACCTTGAAGAAGTTAAGGAAAAGCTAAAACACCGTGGGGAAGATTTGAATGATCTAGATAAATTTGAGGATCTCGATAAACGCCGCAGAGAATTAATTGTTGAAACTGAACAGTTAAAAAGCAGAAGAAATGAAGTCTCCCAACAAATTGCTATGCTGAAAAAAGAGAAAAAGGATGCCGATGCGTTAATTATTGAAATGCGTGAGGTTGGCGAAAAAATAAAAGGCTTCGATCAGGAATTGCGTACAATTGAAGAAGAACTGGATTCAATTATGATGACTATCCCTAATATCCCGCATGAAAGTGTTCCTGTCGGAGATTCTGAGGATGAAAACGTTGAGGCGCGAAAGTGGGGAGAAGTGAGAGACTTTGGATTCGAGCCAAAGCCACACTGGGAGATAGCTGCTGATTTAGGAATCATTGATTTTGAACGCGCTGGAAAAGTTACAGGAAGCCGCTTTGTATTTTACAAAGGATTAGGAGCAAGACTTGAACGTGCTTTAGCAAGCTTTATGTTAGATCTACACGTTGAAGAACATGGTTATACAGAAATGCTTCCGCCTTACATAGTTAATCGTGCAAGCATGACAGGTACGGGCCAGCTGCCTAAATTTGAAGAGGATGCTTTCTTAATTAACAGTGAGGATTACTTCTTAGTTCCTACTGCTGAAGTTCCAGTTACGAACTATCACCGCGATGAAATACTATCTGGTGATGAACTGCCAATAAGCTATGCTGCTTACAGTGCTTGTTTCCGATCTGAAGCAGGATCTGCAGGTCGTGATACACGTGGATTAATTCGCCAGCATCAATTTAACAAAGTAGAGCTCGTTAAATTTGTAAGACCAGAGGATTCTTATGAAGAATTGGAAAAACTAACAGGCCATGCGGAAAAAGTTCTGCAATTGCTTGGGCTTCCATACCGTGTGTTAAAAATGTGTACGGCAGATCTTGGTTTCACAGCAGCTAAAAAATATGATTTAGAAGTTTGGATTCCAAGCTATGAGACGTATCGTGAAATTTCTTCTTGCAGTAATTTTGAAGCCTTCCAGGCTCGTCGTGCCAATATTCGTTTCCGCAGAGATATAAACGCTAAGCCTGAGCATGTTCACACATTAAATGGATCTGGCCTAGCGATTGGACGTACTGTTGCTGCAATCCTTGAAAATTATCAGCAGGAAGATGGATCTGTATTAATTCCAGAAGCTCTTCAACCTTATATGGGTGGAAAAAAAGTTATCACAAAAGCTTAA
- a CDS encoding YaaL family protein — MLFRRKGKLRKEFDEKLLEDIGTMKVNWFNHKSLIETSYDPSFDTISQAKLSELKYYYLFKEARKRKISVK, encoded by the coding sequence TTGTTGTTTCGTAGAAAAGGAAAGCTGCGCAAGGAATTTGATGAAAAGCTTCTGGAGGATATCGGTACGATGAAGGTGAATTGGTTTAACCATAAAAGCCTTATCGAGACGAGTTACGATCCTTCATTTGATACAATCTCCCAAGCAAAGTTGAGTGAATTAAAGTATTATTATTTATTTAAAGAAGCGCGGAAACGGAAAATATCGGTCAAATAG
- a CDS encoding serine hydrolase, producing the protein MRQAKQLTSLLAVLTLLVTFVFPFTNTTAYAEDELGLSAEAAILIDATSGKILYEKKSDKVLGVASMSKMMTEYLVLEAIEDGKIKWDQTVTIDEYVHKLSGAPGLSNIGLTQGETYTVKELYEAMAIFSGNAATVALAQVVGGTEKNFVKLMNEKAEELGLKDYKFVNSSGLNNSSLLGQHPAGEENDENLMSARATAKLAYHLVTDYPEVIDTAKKPELKFKDGKTYKNFNWMLPGLIAEYNGVDGLKTGSTEFAGNCFTATAERDGKRYISVVMKADSKMSRFSETEKILNYAFNNFSTEEIVEKGYQVKGQKTLPVAKGKEKSVAIETNKAINLIVKNGEKENLKTKLVLDKDKLDEDGNLVAPVKKGDKVGYLTLESDKSDLGFLTEEGQKNISVDVVAAETVEKSNWFVLSMRAIGGFFGDMWDSITGAVKGLF; encoded by the coding sequence TTGAGACAGGCAAAACAATTAACTTCTTTACTTGCTGTATTAACATTACTTGTTACATTTGTTTTTCCATTCACGAATACTACTGCATATGCCGAAGACGAGCTAGGACTGAGTGCTGAGGCAGCAATACTAATAGATGCGACTAGTGGAAAGATTCTTTACGAAAAAAAATCTGATAAGGTGCTTGGCGTAGCATCCATGTCAAAAATGATGACAGAGTATCTTGTATTAGAAGCTATTGAAGACGGGAAAATTAAGTGGGATCAAACTGTTACAATTGACGAATATGTACATAAACTCTCAGGAGCTCCAGGTTTATCGAATATAGGTTTGACACAAGGTGAAACTTATACTGTTAAAGAGCTTTACGAGGCAATGGCCATATTCTCAGGTAATGCTGCTACAGTAGCTCTCGCACAAGTGGTTGGCGGTACTGAAAAGAATTTCGTGAAATTAATGAATGAGAAAGCCGAAGAGTTAGGTTTGAAAGACTATAAATTCGTTAACTCGTCCGGTTTAAATAACTCAAGCCTGCTTGGCCAGCATCCTGCAGGTGAAGAGAATGATGAAAATCTTATGTCAGCACGTGCAACTGCTAAGTTGGCATATCATTTAGTAACAGACTATCCTGAGGTGATAGATACTGCTAAAAAGCCAGAATTAAAATTTAAAGATGGCAAAACATATAAAAATTTCAACTGGATGTTGCCAGGATTGATTGCAGAGTATAATGGTGTAGATGGATTAAAGACCGGTTCTACAGAATTCGCCGGCAACTGTTTCACTGCAACAGCTGAAAGAGATGGAAAAAGATATATCTCAGTTGTGATGAAAGCAGACAGTAAAATGTCACGTTTTTCAGAAACTGAAAAAATACTTAACTATGCTTTTAATAACTTCTCCACAGAGGAGATTGTAGAAAAAGGATATCAAGTAAAAGGTCAAAAAACACTACCTGTTGCAAAAGGGAAAGAAAAGTCTGTAGCTATTGAGACAAACAAGGCAATTAACCTTATTGTAAAAAATGGCGAAAAGGAAAATCTTAAGACTAAACTAGTATTAGATAAGGACAAGCTTGATGAAGATGGCAACCTGGTGGCTCCAGTGAAAAAAGGAGATAAGGTTGGTTATCTAACTCTTGAATCCGACAAGAGTGATCTTGGCTTCTTAACAGAGGAAGGGCAAAAGAATATCAGCGTTGATGTTGTAGCTGCTGAAACTGTTGAAAAGTCAAACTGGTTTGTATTATCCATGAGAGCAATCGGAGGCTTCTTCGGTGATATGTGGGATAGTATCACTGGAGCAGTTAAAGGTTTATTCTAA